A genomic region of Caulobacter sp. NIBR2454 contains the following coding sequences:
- a CDS encoding hybrid sensor histidine kinase/response regulator has product MSDIRQQLLAAFEVEHKEHLEAVRRLLAAGGDLKDAFRRVHSLKGAARAVDMPVIEELAHRLETIFLLAIDGDGEFDRETIKAIEFGLDAVEGQAAALRLGRKAPSAEAALSALGERLGMSPATAIVAKAELAPAPESDAETVTYLRIEAGQIEALSAAALTLSAELQSHASLRANLRRIHADARDLGRLWDRVRTGGAAQSLEFDLALRGLLRELGAFTQRKARADWALDQQARAVREQSERLVLTPAEEVFGGLAGMTRELAREADVDVEVRVEGLDVLADRGMLQALKDPVMHLLRNAVSHGVEPAKARKAQGKPAATTIGLRVATRGDRLEFIVHDDGPGPDLEKIAAVAAERGLIGPGPHTPEQLLALVFEQGFSTAETVDRLSGRGAGLSVVAEAARRLHGSVQMRAGEQWGAEVVISTPFSAARQTVTLVDSGDAVYAIPAAGVERLLRLRRGEVEMLEGRPSVRITIAGEDVVVPLVPLPALIDLTSTPLPVEADAVKALLIHSGGRRLAVAVDALRDVRSMLVGETPGALLDPTLVTGGVVLEDDTPALVLDPEALIRRWTESGRPTVMAADAAAAAADAAVARTILVVDDSFTTRTLEKSILEAQGYRVVLSVDGLDALDKLRSGAEIIDLVVADVEMPRMDGFSLLQAIKADAALSALPVILMTSRQDPEDVRRGLTLGAGAYITKQKFDQRELLATIGQLL; this is encoded by the coding sequence GTGTCCGACATCCGCCAGCAACTGCTCGCCGCCTTCGAGGTCGAGCACAAGGAACACCTGGAGGCGGTCCGCCGCCTGCTGGCGGCTGGCGGCGACCTGAAGGACGCCTTCCGCCGGGTTCACAGCCTCAAGGGCGCCGCCCGGGCCGTGGACATGCCGGTGATCGAGGAACTGGCCCACCGGCTGGAGACGATCTTCCTCCTGGCCATCGACGGTGACGGCGAGTTCGACCGCGAGACCATCAAGGCCATCGAGTTCGGGCTCGACGCGGTTGAAGGACAGGCCGCCGCCCTGCGGCTGGGCAGAAAGGCGCCCTCGGCCGAGGCGGCGCTGAGCGCGCTGGGCGAGCGCTTGGGAATGTCGCCCGCAACAGCGATCGTGGCCAAGGCTGAACTCGCCCCCGCGCCGGAAAGCGACGCCGAGACCGTAACCTATCTGCGGATAGAGGCCGGCCAGATCGAGGCGCTGTCGGCGGCCGCCCTTACGCTGTCGGCGGAGTTGCAGAGCCACGCCAGCCTCAGGGCTAATCTGCGCCGGATCCACGCCGACGCTCGTGACCTGGGCCGGCTCTGGGATCGCGTGCGAACCGGCGGCGCGGCCCAAAGCCTGGAGTTTGATCTGGCCCTGCGCGGCTTGTTGCGCGAGCTCGGGGCCTTCACCCAGCGAAAGGCGCGAGCCGACTGGGCGCTGGACCAGCAGGCGCGCGCCGTCCGCGAGCAGTCCGAGCGCCTGGTGCTGACGCCCGCCGAAGAGGTGTTCGGCGGCCTGGCCGGCATGACCCGCGAACTGGCGCGCGAGGCCGACGTGGACGTCGAGGTCCGGGTCGAGGGCCTGGACGTGCTGGCCGATCGCGGCATGTTGCAGGCCCTGAAGGACCCGGTGATGCACCTGCTGCGCAACGCCGTCAGTCATGGCGTCGAGCCGGCGAAGGCGCGCAAGGCGCAGGGCAAGCCTGCCGCGACCACCATCGGCTTGCGGGTCGCTACGCGCGGCGACCGGCTTGAATTCATCGTCCACGACGACGGTCCTGGCCCCGACCTGGAAAAGATCGCCGCCGTCGCCGCCGAACGGGGCCTGATCGGCCCGGGCCCGCATACACCCGAACAACTGCTGGCGCTGGTCTTCGAACAGGGCTTTTCGACTGCCGAGACGGTCGATCGGCTGTCCGGACGTGGGGCGGGTCTGTCTGTCGTCGCCGAAGCCGCGCGTCGGCTGCATGGCTCGGTCCAGATGCGCGCCGGCGAACAGTGGGGCGCGGAGGTTGTCATATCCACCCCTTTCTCGGCCGCTCGCCAGACCGTCACGCTGGTGGACAGCGGCGACGCCGTCTACGCGATCCCGGCCGCCGGGGTGGAACGCCTGCTGCGCCTGAGGCGCGGCGAGGTGGAAATGCTGGAAGGTCGGCCTTCCGTGCGGATCACAATCGCCGGTGAGGACGTTGTGGTTCCCCTGGTTCCCTTGCCGGCGCTCATCGATTTGACCTCCACCCCACTGCCCGTAGAGGCCGACGCCGTTAAGGCGCTGCTGATCCATAGCGGCGGCCGTCGGTTGGCCGTGGCCGTGGACGCCCTGCGGGATGTGCGCTCCATGCTGGTCGGCGAGACCCCCGGCGCGCTGCTCGACCCCACCCTGGTGACGGGCGGCGTGGTGCTGGAGGACGACACGCCGGCCCTGGTGCTCGACCCTGAGGCGCTGATCCGCCGCTGGACCGAAAGCGGCCGCCCGACCGTCATGGCGGCGGACGCCGCCGCCGCCGCCGCCGATGCGGCCGTGGCGCGGACCATCCTGGTGGTCGACGACTCCTTCACCACCCGTACGCTCGAGAAGAGCATTCTGGAGGCCCAGGGCTATCGCGTCGTGCTCAGCGTCGATGGGTTGGACGCCTTGGACAAACTGCGCTCGGGCGCCGAGATCATCGATCTGGTGGTGGCCGACGTGGAG
- a CDS encoding HAMP domain-containing methyl-accepting chemotaxis protein, whose product MTIANRILLGFAFVTTLMLGVGIYGLNQVGVVKETTETVVTRDMAMVRQIGDVRNIANEMRAASDAVITSYLTRSAGGIGGNDVDPIANWRQKGLEMDATLSTAIARAREFGDSAASSERAEAWSEIERHLSQTAASSRQGRADTEALFAAVRAGDAPGVAAAQTALVQRRAEFGRGMQGAETVLDAAILSGQRRVNETYDASRIGIFAALAVALFVACLVTYLIRRSIVGPLGAFMTFVGKVGQGDLTGKAGVSDDEIGKLGGTLNEMVEGLSQLARQSREATENLNAATAEIRASTQEQAASVEEQLAAVQETAATVDEITHSGAQIGKRAQEVIASAQATAQTSNEGLRAVDETARAMDAIREQAEAVAENIVSLSEKTQAVGDIIATVNDISERTHLLALNAALEAASAGENGRAFAVVASEMKLLADQAKDATVQVRSILGDIQRGINSSVMLTEEAVKRVTAGKERTDTTQRTITEITSRVQESVQTFQQIVASTNQQQLGIEQVMGALQNIRQASQQTAAGTRQLDEAAANLSNLSRQLLGLVERYRL is encoded by the coding sequence GTGACGATCGCCAACAGAATTCTTCTCGGCTTCGCCTTCGTGACCACGCTGATGCTCGGCGTCGGCATTTACGGCCTGAACCAGGTGGGCGTGGTCAAGGAGACCACCGAGACCGTCGTCACCCGCGACATGGCCATGGTCCGCCAGATCGGGGATGTCCGGAACATCGCCAACGAGATGCGCGCCGCCAGCGACGCCGTCATCACCAGCTATCTGACCCGGTCGGCCGGAGGCATCGGCGGCAACGACGTCGACCCGATCGCCAACTGGCGTCAAAAGGGTCTGGAGATGGACGCCACCCTGTCGACCGCCATCGCCCGGGCACGCGAATTCGGCGACAGCGCGGCATCTTCAGAACGGGCCGAGGCGTGGAGCGAGATCGAACGCCATCTGTCGCAGACCGCCGCGTCTTCCCGCCAGGGCCGGGCCGACACCGAGGCCCTGTTCGCCGCCGTGCGGGCGGGCGACGCCCCGGGCGTGGCCGCGGCGCAGACGGCGCTGGTGCAGCGCCGGGCCGAGTTTGGTCGCGGCATGCAAGGCGCCGAGACCGTGCTGGACGCGGCGATCCTGTCCGGCCAACGCCGGGTGAATGAAACCTATGACGCCAGCCGCATCGGCATCTTCGCGGCCCTGGCGGTGGCTTTGTTCGTCGCCTGCCTGGTGACCTACCTGATCCGCCGCTCGATCGTCGGGCCTCTGGGCGCCTTCATGACCTTCGTGGGCAAGGTCGGCCAGGGTGACCTGACCGGCAAGGCCGGGGTCAGCGACGATGAGATCGGCAAGCTGGGCGGCACGCTCAACGAAATGGTCGAAGGCCTCAGCCAACTGGCCCGCCAGAGCCGCGAGGCCACTGAGAATCTGAACGCCGCCACCGCCGAGATCCGCGCCAGCACCCAGGAACAGGCCGCCAGCGTCGAAGAGCAGCTGGCCGCCGTGCAGGAGACCGCCGCGACGGTGGATGAAATCACCCATTCCGGCGCCCAGATCGGCAAGCGCGCCCAGGAGGTCATCGCCTCGGCCCAGGCCACCGCCCAGACCAGCAATGAAGGTCTGCGCGCCGTGGACGAGACGGCCCGCGCCATGGACGCCATTCGCGAACAGGCCGAAGCGGTGGCCGAGAACATCGTCTCCCTCAGCGAAAAGACCCAGGCGGTCGGCGACATCATCGCTACGGTCAACGACATCTCAGAGCGCACGCACCTGCTGGCCTTGAACGCCGCCCTGGAAGCGGCGTCGGCCGGGGAGAACGGCCGGGCCTTCGCCGTCGTGGCGTCGGAAATGAAGCTGCTGGCCGATCAGGCCAAGGACGCCACGGTCCAAGTCCGCTCGATCCTCGGCGACATCCAGCGCGGCATCAATTCTTCGGTGATGCTGACCGAAGAAGCGGTCAAGCGGGTGACGGCCGGCAAGGAACGCACCGACACCACCCAGCGCACGATCACCGAGATCACCAGCCGCGTGCAGGAAAGCGTCCAGACCTTCCAGCAGATCGTCGCCTCGACCAACCAACAGCAGTTGGGCATCGAGCAGGTGATGGGCGCCTTGCAGAACATCCGCCAGGCCAGCCAGCAGACCGCCGCCGGCACCCGCCAGTTGGACGAGGCCGCAGCCAACCTGTCGAACCTGTCGCGGCAGTTGCTCGGCCTGGTCGAGCGTTACCGCCTCTAG
- a CDS encoding chemotaxis protein CheW, translated as MATGRTKKTKVSAGEMSPVRARRITAARAERLAVRGVEAAAAATTQVLLCETAGGLMGLPLGTVAQVLPLARIASAPRSNPALIGVLPHGGRLHAVLDLAVLTGGATAAATNGWLLVLSTAPSPIALRVDGVLGVAEAEPLTDQEKDDNQRAVVRGGVRDLAGRTLTILQPEALLSALPTQTIPGA; from the coding sequence ATGGCCACAGGTCGCACCAAAAAGACCAAGGTTTCGGCAGGCGAGATGTCGCCTGTCCGCGCACGCCGCATAACCGCCGCGCGGGCGGAGCGCCTCGCTGTGCGCGGCGTCGAGGCCGCCGCCGCGGCGACGACCCAGGTCCTTCTCTGTGAGACGGCCGGCGGATTGATGGGACTGCCTCTTGGCACGGTCGCGCAAGTGTTGCCCCTGGCCCGCATCGCATCGGCGCCCCGCTCCAACCCCGCCCTGATCGGCGTGCTGCCCCATGGCGGCCGCCTGCATGCGGTGCTTGATCTGGCTGTGCTGACCGGCGGGGCGACCGCGGCGGCCACCAACGGGTGGCTGCTCGTGCTATCGACAGCACCGTCACCTATCGCCCTACGCGTTGACGGGGTTCTCGGCGTCGCCGAGGCAGAGCCCCTGACCGATCAGGAAAAAGACGACAACCAGCGCGCCGTCGTTCGTGGCGGCGTCCGCGACCTCGCCGGCCGCACCCTGACCATCCTGCAACCGGAGGCGCTGCTCAGCGCGCTTCCGACCCAGACCATCCCCGGAGCCTGA
- a CDS encoding CheR family methyltransferase, whose translation MEPVAGLIQRRGTSETQILEPSHPFWELKRRVIERTGHFYYDDKDDLLWERIRKRMGAVRSPDAAAYLERLNGIDADREWSALEAEITVGETFFFRYAEQFDALRQTILPDILERRRESRRIRIWSAGCANGSEPYSLAILLSQMLGEQLSDWRVSILGSDINQASLDAARTGVFGRWALRAMSPADQQRWFEPEDNGRWRLRAAYRSLVRFERANLLSLLTGDAPLEWSEFDLILCRNVLIYFHPATVDALVAAMGERMANGGWLLVGHAEPNPNFARALQPISLPGTAAYRKPLEGEDYEPPNLEPPSFDPVPPSAPEPAAAPVAPRPIARPQAPAPASPRPSAPPLDQAVSQIRAAADAGRYDAAHALCRAAIGERPDAAELHLYEGVILQAMDCSTEAEQAFRRALYLSRDFVMAHYHLGLLLAATGRKPSGRKALATAAKIAGTLDGDVRLTAGSGLTAGALRQAARAQLESITGG comes from the coding sequence ATGGAGCCCGTCGCCGGCTTGATCCAGCGACGCGGAACATCCGAAACTCAGATTCTCGAACCGTCTCACCCCTTCTGGGAGCTGAAGCGACGGGTCATCGAGCGCACCGGCCACTTCTATTACGACGACAAGGACGACCTGCTCTGGGAGCGGATCCGCAAGCGCATGGGCGCGGTGCGCTCGCCCGACGCGGCGGCCTATCTGGAGCGCCTGAACGGGATCGATGCGGACCGCGAATGGTCCGCCCTGGAAGCCGAGATCACGGTCGGCGAGACGTTCTTCTTCCGCTACGCCGAGCAGTTCGACGCTCTGCGGCAGACGATCCTGCCCGACATTCTGGAGCGCCGGCGCGAGAGCCGGCGCATACGCATCTGGAGTGCGGGCTGCGCCAACGGGTCTGAGCCCTATTCCCTGGCCATCCTGCTGTCCCAGATGTTGGGTGAGCAGTTGAGCGACTGGCGGGTGTCGATCCTGGGCTCGGACATCAACCAGGCTTCGCTCGACGCCGCGCGAACAGGCGTGTTCGGTCGCTGGGCGCTGCGTGCGATGAGCCCGGCAGACCAGCAGCGCTGGTTCGAGCCGGAGGACAACGGACGCTGGCGGCTACGGGCCGCCTACCGATCGCTGGTGCGGTTCGAGCGGGCCAACCTGTTGAGCCTGCTGACCGGAGACGCGCCGCTGGAGTGGTCGGAGTTCGACCTCATCCTGTGCCGCAACGTGCTGATCTATTTCCATCCCGCCACGGTGGACGCGCTGGTCGCGGCCATGGGCGAGCGGATGGCCAACGGTGGGTGGCTGCTGGTGGGCCATGCCGAGCCAAACCCCAATTTCGCACGCGCTCTGCAGCCCATCTCCCTGCCCGGCACCGCGGCTTACCGAAAGCCGCTGGAAGGCGAAGATTACGAACCGCCGAACCTGGAGCCACCGAGCTTCGACCCTGTCCCGCCTTCCGCGCCGGAGCCAGCTGCGGCCCCCGTCGCGCCGCGTCCCATCGCGAGGCCGCAGGCGCCAGCGCCAGCCTCACCCCGACCTTCCGCCCCGCCCCTCGACCAGGCGGTCAGCCAGATTCGCGCCGCCGCGGATGCCGGTCGCTACGACGCCGCCCACGCCCTGTGCCGTGCTGCGATCGGGGAACGTCCCGACGCGGCTGAACTGCATCTGTACGAAGGCGTGATCCTTCAGGCGATGGATTGCTCGACGGAAGCGGAGCAGGCCTTTCGGCGCGCGCTTTATCTGAGCCGCGACTTCGTCATGGCGCACTACCATCTGGGACTTCTGCTGGCGGCGACGGGGCGCAAACCCAGCGGCCGAAAGGCGCTGGCGACAGCCGCGAAAATTGCTGGAACCTTGGACGGCGATGTGCGTTTGACGGCGGGGTCGGGGCTCACTGCGGGCGCGCTGCGGCAAGCGGCGCGCGCCCAGCTTGAGTCCATTACGGGGGGGTGA
- a CDS encoding chemotaxis protein CheW — protein MSPQRDVYAIFQFGGLTAALPRESVLEILPVPDLTHPPTAPRALAGVFNLSGEAVATVSLAALFGGEAQADLYSHLLLVRSGDRRLALLVDRVLDVTPIDPQTLRAADEGESLNGCVVAQLARADGLVPVLSLERLLLAEEKARLADITQAAQARIEEWSPSPA, from the coding sequence ATGAGCCCGCAGCGTGATGTCTACGCCATTTTCCAGTTCGGAGGCCTGACCGCGGCCCTGCCCCGCGAGTCGGTGCTAGAGATTCTGCCTGTTCCGGACCTGACCCATCCGCCGACGGCGCCCCGCGCCCTGGCGGGTGTGTTCAACCTGAGCGGCGAGGCCGTCGCGACGGTATCTCTGGCCGCCCTGTTCGGCGGCGAGGCGCAAGCCGATCTCTATAGCCATCTGTTGCTGGTGCGGTCGGGCGATCGCCGGCTGGCCCTGTTGGTCGATCGGGTGCTGGACGTGACCCCAATCGATCCACAGACGCTGCGCGCCGCCGACGAGGGCGAAAGCCTCAATGGCTGTGTCGTCGCTCAGCTGGCCCGCGCCGACGGCCTTGTCCCCGTGCTTTCGCTTGAGCGCCTGTTGCTCGCCGAGGAGAAGGCCCGACTGGCCGACATCACGCAGGCCGCACAGGCCCGGATCGAGGAATGGAGCCCGTCGCCGGCTTGA
- a CDS encoding helix-turn-helix domain-containing protein: MTAMDKLDSAPNPTDVHVGARIRLRRKHLGISQTQLAEGLSLTFQQVQKYERGVNRVSASKLYDMARTMGVPISYFFDGLPDPTAATPADITALDDQQAVQAFLLTPEGLEIARAFPKISSAAVRRRVVQLVTSMTDDDREENAA, encoded by the coding sequence ATGACCGCCATGGATAAGCTCGACTCCGCCCCGAACCCCACCGACGTGCATGTGGGCGCCCGCATTCGTCTGCGCCGCAAGCACCTCGGCATCAGCCAGACGCAATTGGCCGAAGGCCTGAGCCTGACCTTCCAGCAGGTGCAGAAGTATGAGCGCGGCGTGAACCGCGTCTCGGCCTCCAAGCTGTACGACATGGCGCGCACCATGGGCGTGCCGATCAGCTACTTCTTCGACGGCCTGCCGGACCCGACGGCCGCCACGCCGGCGGACATCACCGCCCTGGACGATCAGCAAGCGGTCCAAGCCTTCCTGCTGACCCCCGAAGGTCTCGAGATCGCCCGCGCCTTCCCCAAGATCTCCAGCGCCGCGGTCCGCCGCCGCGTCGTGCAGCTGGTCACGTCCATGACGGATGACGACCGCGAGGAGAACGCCGCCTAA
- a CDS encoding pentapeptide repeat-containing protein, which produces MRADLELSGRRRLTQSELNLILNAHERLVARMPGGKRAILRFTHLSGLDLSRRDLSGVDLSASVLEGCKLQGSKLDGANLFGCDLRRADMRGASLVDADMRGVVLRGATLSSVNLTRADLRPAVVTAPGAHRNRSGAESLRPSEADEADFGGAVLNDAQFSDVSAISADFTDAALRGVTLQGATLRGAKFAGAILVNADFTNADLDRADFEGAVLMNVTLTGAKTVATKMGGCLVDPTPDSVERSRVVHAALVEHDRWCRTDGREGSPAIIDGEDLRPLTTALTGLKLTAISARRTCFVGLKLSGAEMQGAKLDGADLRAADLRGADLRGIRLRGANLSKAVLRDAKLGPLPLRDRNSPADLSAARGRYLEALGADFTAAILDDADLRGADFTGATVDGASLKNVVTTQVVWGVSPTESGD; this is translated from the coding sequence TTGCGCGCAGATTTGGAGCTTTCCGGCCGACGGCGTCTGACCCAGTCGGAACTCAATCTGATTTTGAACGCCCATGAGCGGCTGGTCGCCCGCATGCCCGGCGGTAAGCGCGCCATCCTGCGCTTTACGCATCTGAGCGGTCTGGACCTGTCGCGACGCGACCTGTCGGGGGTGGACCTGTCGGCCTCGGTTCTCGAGGGCTGCAAGCTTCAGGGCTCCAAGCTGGACGGCGCCAATCTGTTTGGCTGCGACCTGCGGCGAGCGGACATGCGCGGCGCCAGCCTGGTTGACGCCGACATGCGCGGGGTCGTCCTGCGCGGGGCCACGCTCAGCTCGGTGAACCTGACCCGCGCCGACCTGCGGCCGGCGGTGGTGACCGCCCCCGGCGCCCATCGCAATCGTAGCGGCGCCGAATCCCTGCGCCCGTCCGAGGCCGACGAAGCCGATTTCGGCGGGGCCGTGCTGAACGACGCGCAATTCTCGGACGTGTCGGCCATCTCGGCTGATTTCACCGACGCCGCTCTGCGTGGGGTGACCCTGCAAGGGGCGACGTTGCGGGGCGCCAAGTTCGCGGGGGCTATCCTGGTCAATGCGGACTTCACCAACGCCGACCTGGATCGCGCCGACTTCGAGGGCGCGGTGCTGATGAACGTCACCCTGACGGGCGCCAAGACGGTGGCGACCAAGATGGGCGGCTGCTTGGTCGACCCGACGCCGGATTCGGTGGAGCGCTCGCGCGTGGTTCACGCCGCCTTGGTGGAACACGACCGCTGGTGTCGCACCGACGGTCGCGAGGGATCGCCCGCGATCATCGACGGCGAGGATCTTCGCCCCCTGACCACGGCGCTGACGGGGCTGAAGCTGACCGCCATCTCGGCGCGCCGGACGTGCTTCGTCGGCCTGAAACTGTCGGGCGCGGAGATGCAGGGCGCCAAGCTGGACGGCGCGGATCTGCGGGCCGCCGACCTGCGCGGCGCCGACCTGCGCGGCATCCGGCTGCGAGGCGCCAATCTGAGCAAGGCCGTGCTGCGGGACGCCAAGCTGGGCCCGCTGCCCCTGCGCGATCGCAACTCGCCCGCCGACCTATCGGCCGCGCGCGGTCGGTATCTGGAAGCACTGGGCGCCGACTTCACCGCCGCCATCCTGGACGACGCGGACCTGCGCGGCGCCGATTTCACGGGGGCCACGGTGGACGGCGCCAGCCTGAAGAACGTGGTCACCACCCAGGTGGTGTGGGGCGTTTCCCCGACCGAGAGCGGCGACTGA
- a CDS encoding DUF4238 domain-containing protein codes for MAPGPSVIRTTFFSLSHDVVAGLEKQSVETNFFQLIDDEAAKVRRKLAAYGVASLTERERLEWSRFLVSLIARQPRMVAKVRQEAPAYLRESLMAHPEEYEEVRAEAGPADLVEWTEEQHPHLIDNFGVPLLAKLTDDLGMREQFSSLRWVLIDVSLGGRNLLLSDYPLLLEGRLDENGFYLSLPISPTQLFVGYRDEKFRLALSQTSARQLSLRSNTNAVRRATERVISVDGADMAFVVEQWAANPPIPKEAV; via the coding sequence ATGGCCCCAGGGCCGTCTGTTATTCGGACGACCTTTTTTTCGCTGAGCCATGACGTTGTAGCCGGGCTTGAGAAGCAGTCGGTTGAAACTAACTTCTTTCAGCTCATCGACGATGAGGCGGCCAAAGTGCGCCGCAAGCTCGCGGCCTATGGCGTAGCCAGTCTGACCGAGCGGGAGCGGCTGGAATGGAGCAGGTTTCTCGTTTCTCTCATCGCTCGCCAGCCGCGCATGGTCGCCAAAGTGCGCCAGGAAGCTCCCGCCTATCTTCGCGAAAGCCTTATGGCGCATCCTGAAGAGTATGAAGAGGTTCGGGCGGAAGCTGGGCCAGCTGATTTAGTCGAATGGACGGAAGAACAGCACCCTCACCTGATCGATAACTTCGGGGTTCCGCTGCTAGCAAAGCTGACTGATGACCTTGGCATGAGAGAACAGTTTTCTAGTCTACGATGGGTTCTGATAGACGTAAGCTTGGGAGGCCGAAATCTCCTTCTCTCCGATTATCCGCTTCTGCTTGAGGGAAGGCTCGACGAAAATGGCTTTTATCTTTCGCTCCCAATATCTCCGACCCAGTTGTTTGTCGGGTATCGAGACGAGAAATTTCGGTTGGCTTTAAGTCAGACCTCTGCGCGACAGCTCTCTTTGCGCTCAAATACGAACGCGGTCCGACGAGCAACTGAAAGAGTGATATCGGTGGACGGTGCTGACATGGCGTTCGTTGTTGAACAATGGGCAGCCAATCCGCCGATACCCAAAGAGGCGGTCTAG
- a CDS encoding DUF4238 domain-containing protein, giving the protein MKHHYVPVFLIRQWADASGKVTAYRKSAWGISARPYGPRAVCYSDDLFFAEP; this is encoded by the coding sequence TTGAAGCATCACTACGTCCCAGTCTTCCTGATACGGCAGTGGGCCGACGCCTCCGGGAAGGTTACCGCCTATCGGAAGTCGGCTTGGGGAATTTCGGCAAGGCCCTATGGCCCCAGGGCCGTCTGTTATTCGGACGACCTTTTTTTCGCTGAGCCATGA
- a CDS encoding recombinase family protein → MQLVAYIRVSTTRQQASGLGLEAQQEAVDRFAALSGAQVLNTFTEVESGSVNQRPELGKALDLCRRTKATLLIARLDRLSRSLAFIAQLLESGVDVRCCDMPEANRLLLQLLAVFAEHERQLIRDRTRAALASAKARGVKLGSHGAVLAAEHKQGAERYALTLVQAVEEARREGVVAIRPLSAWLNQRGIPSRDGGRWHPTSVSRLLSRLSANHT, encoded by the coding sequence ATGCAGCTCGTCGCCTACATCCGGGTCAGCACCACACGACAGCAAGCATCTGGCCTGGGGCTAGAGGCGCAACAAGAAGCGGTAGACCGGTTCGCGGCGTTGAGCGGCGCACAGGTTCTGAACACCTTCACCGAAGTCGAGAGCGGTTCGGTCAATCAGCGCCCCGAACTTGGGAAGGCCCTCGACCTCTGCCGGCGCACCAAAGCCACCTTGCTTATCGCCCGCCTTGATCGGCTCTCGCGCTCGCTGGCCTTCATCGCTCAACTGCTTGAATCCGGCGTCGACGTACGTTGCTGCGACATGCCCGAAGCCAACCGTTTGCTCTTGCAGCTCTTAGCGGTATTTGCAGAGCATGAGCGCCAACTCATCCGGGACCGAACACGGGCTGCGCTTGCATCGGCGAAGGCCCGAGGTGTCAAACTTGGAAGCCATGGCGCTGTGCTTGCGGCAGAGCATAAGCAAGGCGCCGAGCGCTATGCGTTGACCCTGGTCCAAGCGGTAGAGGAAGCACGCCGAGAGGGCGTCGTAGCGATCCGCCCCTTGTCCGCCTGGCTCAATCAACGCGGCATACCGAGCCGTGACGGTGGCCGTTGGCACCCTACGAGCGTCAGCCGATTGCTAAGCAGGCTATCCGCCAATCACACTTGA
- a CDS encoding thermonuclease family protein, with translation MRLFGVDAPEVRRGQTPAEPFAYEARDELIRLTRGRVGCTYVERDQYGRFVGRCWSDASPDVNAAVIRSGYAKEYRRFSKGRYARDELVARDARRGVWRDAR, from the coding sequence GTGCGGCTGTTTGGCGTAGATGCGCCTGAGGTTCGTCGAGGACAGACCCCCGCGGAACCGTTCGCCTATGAGGCGCGCGATGAGCTGATCCGCCTCACGCGCGGAAGGGTCGGCTGTACGTACGTTGAACGCGACCAGTATGGACGGTTTGTCGGACGTTGTTGGTCAGACGCCTCGCCGGACGTGAACGCCGCTGTAATCCGTTCAGGGTATGCCAAAGAGTACCGGCGCTTCAGCAAGGGCCGGTACGCCCGCGACGAGCTAGTTGCACGGGACGCAAGGCGGGGCGTTTGGCGGGACGCCCGCTAA